One Natronomonas moolapensis 8.8.11 genomic region harbors:
- a CDS encoding 3-isopropylmalate dehydratase small subunit gives MSDDQHITDVSGTGVPIPGDDVDTDQILPARFMKEVTFDNMADYLFYDVRRDGDGEFNDHPLNRFDGASIAVVNSNFGCGSSREHAPQAMMRWGVDGVVGESYAEIFRDNCKSLGIPAATADHETVTELQSWIEDNPDGDIHIDVESETVTYGGRTIDVEIDGAMQEALTEGIWDTTALMYSNMSKVETTVDGLPYVESDD, from the coding sequence ATGAGCGACGACCAACACATCACCGACGTCTCGGGGACCGGCGTTCCGATCCCCGGCGACGACGTCGACACCGACCAGATCCTTCCGGCGCGGTTCATGAAGGAGGTCACGTTCGACAACATGGCGGACTACCTGTTCTACGACGTCCGCCGCGACGGGGACGGCGAGTTCAACGATCACCCGCTGAACCGCTTCGACGGGGCGTCGATCGCAGTCGTCAACTCCAACTTCGGCTGTGGCTCCTCGCGGGAGCACGCCCCGCAGGCGATGATGCGATGGGGCGTCGACGGCGTCGTCGGCGAATCCTACGCCGAGATCTTCCGCGACAACTGCAAGTCGCTCGGAATCCCGGCCGCGACGGCCGACCACGAGACGGTCACCGAACTGCAGTCGTGGATCGAGGACAACCCCGACGGCGATATCCACATCGACGTCGAGTCCGAGACCGTCACCTACGGCGGTCGGACGATCGATGTCGAGATCGACGGGGCGATGCAGGAGGCGCTCACCGAGGGGATCTGGGATACGACGGCGCTCATGTACTCGAACATGAGCAAGGTCGAGACGACCGTCGACGGCCTTCCGTACGTCGAAAGCGACGACTGA
- a CDS encoding isocitrate/isopropylmalate family dehydrogenase encodes MAETIAVIPGDGIGQEVIPAAIDVLETLDVDFEFVEGEAGDDVLDSRGEALPEATYELAAGADATLFGAAGETAADVILPLREAVGSFANIRPARAYPGVDSLQPETDLVFVRENTEGVYSGIEHEIADGVTTLTRVITDEASRKIAEYGFEYAEANGYDDVTVAHKANVMRTTDGQFLESVESVAEAGGHGYDEALMDALAMHLLLRPEEYGVVICPNLAGDVLSDLAAGLVGGLGLLPSANVGEDNALFEPVHGSAPDIAGEGIANPAATVFSAAMLLEHLGYGGAADRVRGAVEAVLEGGPRTPDLGGEASTDEVTAAIVDRL; translated from the coding sequence ATGGCTGAAACCATCGCGGTCATCCCCGGCGACGGGATCGGACAGGAGGTCATACCGGCTGCCATCGACGTTCTCGAGACGCTCGACGTCGACTTCGAGTTCGTCGAGGGCGAGGCGGGCGACGACGTACTCGACTCGCGCGGCGAGGCGCTCCCCGAGGCGACCTACGAGTTGGCGGCCGGCGCCGACGCGACGCTCTTCGGTGCGGCGGGCGAGACGGCCGCGGACGTCATCCTCCCGCTTCGTGAGGCCGTCGGCTCCTTTGCGAACATCCGGCCCGCGCGGGCGTATCCGGGTGTCGACTCGCTGCAGCCGGAGACGGATCTCGTCTTCGTCCGCGAGAACACCGAAGGCGTCTACAGCGGTATCGAACACGAGATCGCCGACGGCGTGACGACGCTGACCCGCGTGATCACCGACGAGGCGTCCCGGAAGATCGCCGAGTACGGCTTCGAGTACGCCGAGGCGAACGGCTACGACGACGTGACCGTCGCCCACAAGGCCAACGTGATGCGGACGACCGACGGGCAGTTCCTCGAAAGCGTCGAGAGCGTCGCCGAGGCGGGCGGCCACGGATATGACGAGGCGCTCATGGACGCGTTGGCGATGCATTTGCTCCTCCGGCCCGAGGAGTACGGCGTCGTGATCTGTCCGAACCTCGCCGGCGACGTGCTCTCGGATCTCGCCGCGGGGCTCGTCGGCGGGCTCGGGCTGTTGCCGAGCGCCAACGTCGGCGAGGACAACGCCCTCTTCGAACCGGTTCACGGGTCGGCGCCCGACATCGCCGGCGAGGGGATCGCGAACCCGGCCGCAACAGTGTTCTCGGCGGCGATGCTGCTCGAACATCTCGGCTACGGCGGAGCGGCCGATCGAGTCAGAGGCGCCGTCGAAGCGGTTCTCGAGGGCGGTCCCCGGACGCCGGACCTCGGGGGCGAGGCTTCGACGGACGAGGTGACCGCGGCGATCGTCGACCGGCTGTAG